One window of Arthrobacter oryzae genomic DNA carries:
- a CDS encoding GAF and ANTAR domain-containing protein, whose translation MASETTANTSTSISQHLHEMVLNSSDVGQFLHELARVSARSLSEPGDAVLCGITLLRHRKAATVASSSPEAQAMDEIQYAYGDGPCMTASRDQVTVHVVDLEAHDRWPKYSETVLGLGVRSILAVPFQLDGDTRAALNLYSHRPGRFEGKVLELAEDFVSQTSMALRLAVRFAHFSETADNLKATLETRTAIDVAIGIIMAQNRCSQEEAFELLKAASSARNVKLHGVAAAIVDSLGQGPARTHFEL comes from the coding sequence GTGGCCAGCGAGACGACCGCAAACACCTCAACGTCCATCAGCCAGCATCTGCACGAAATGGTGTTGAACAGCTCGGACGTAGGGCAATTTCTTCACGAACTCGCACGTGTCTCCGCGCGCAGCCTGTCCGAGCCCGGGGATGCAGTCCTCTGCGGAATTACGCTGCTTCGGCACCGGAAAGCGGCGACGGTGGCGAGCAGCAGCCCCGAGGCGCAGGCGATGGACGAAATCCAGTATGCCTATGGCGACGGCCCGTGCATGACCGCCTCCCGTGACCAGGTGACCGTGCACGTCGTGGACCTTGAGGCCCATGATCGATGGCCCAAGTACTCGGAGACGGTCTTGGGGCTCGGAGTCCGTTCCATCCTCGCCGTGCCGTTCCAGCTGGACGGCGACACCCGGGCGGCGCTGAACCTTTACTCCCACCGGCCCGGCCGGTTCGAGGGCAAGGTCCTGGAGCTCGCCGAGGACTTTGTCAGCCAGACGTCCATGGCCCTCCGGCTGGCCGTACGTTTTGCCCACTTCAGCGAGACGGCGGACAACCTCAAGGCAACGCTGGAGACCCGCACCGCCATCGACGTCGCCATAGGCATCATCATGGCCCAGAACCGGTGCAGCCAGGAGGAGGCCTTCGAGCTGCTGAAGGCGGCCTCAAGTGCCCGGAACGTCAAACTGCACGGCGTGGCCGCGGCCATTGTGGACTCCCTGGGCCAAGGTCCTGCAAGGACGCACTTCGAGCTGTAA
- a CDS encoding phosphoribosyltransferase: MSIFEDRVEAGRRLGQRLEYLRGQNIVVLGLPRGGVPVAYEVATALDAPLDVIVVRKLGVPFQPELAMGAIGEGGARVLDKHIISRVRVTQAELEAVEDRERALLETRVARFRKGRTRADLRGRTAVIVDDGIATGSTARVACRIARELGAAKVILAVPVAPADTLADLTEPDEVVCLATPRQFTAVGYHYRDFSPTGDDEVVLLLDAAAKRLHSAQTVANGTAVDEDVQIQAGEVRLQGHLYLPVAGAAVVVFAHGSGSSRHSPRNRFVASFLQRAGLGTLLLDLLTPAEELNRANVFDIGLLAGRLTGATAWLGDRPDTARSRIGYFGASTGAGAALWAAAEPGARIDAVVSRGGRPDLAGEKLSAVRAPTLLIVGGADREVLELNRWAQALLRCPSQLSVVPGATHLFEEPGTLSEAAALARDWFLRYLVPGGSQSGGESGE, translated from the coding sequence ATGAGCATTTTCGAGGACAGAGTTGAAGCGGGACGGCGGCTGGGGCAGCGCCTCGAATATCTTCGCGGCCAGAACATCGTGGTCCTCGGCCTGCCCCGGGGCGGTGTTCCGGTGGCCTACGAGGTGGCCACGGCCCTCGACGCCCCCCTGGACGTGATCGTGGTCCGGAAGCTGGGCGTCCCCTTCCAACCCGAGCTGGCTATGGGAGCCATCGGCGAAGGCGGTGCGCGGGTGCTGGACAAGCACATCATTTCCCGCGTGCGCGTGACGCAGGCCGAACTTGAAGCTGTCGAAGACCGGGAACGCGCCCTGCTCGAGACCCGGGTGGCGCGGTTCAGGAAGGGGCGGACCCGCGCGGATTTGCGGGGACGCACCGCAGTGATCGTCGACGACGGCATCGCCACCGGATCCACGGCCCGCGTGGCGTGCCGCATCGCCCGCGAACTGGGCGCCGCCAAGGTGATCCTGGCGGTGCCGGTGGCGCCCGCCGATACGCTCGCGGACCTCACGGAACCGGACGAAGTCGTCTGCCTCGCCACGCCCCGCCAGTTCACCGCCGTCGGCTACCACTACCGGGACTTCTCGCCCACCGGCGACGACGAAGTGGTACTGCTGCTGGATGCGGCAGCGAAGCGGCTGCACAGTGCCCAGACAGTTGCCAACGGAACCGCCGTCGACGAGGACGTCCAGATCCAGGCGGGGGAGGTGCGGCTCCAGGGGCACCTGTACCTGCCGGTGGCGGGCGCCGCCGTCGTGGTGTTCGCGCACGGAAGCGGCAGCAGCAGGCACAGCCCCCGCAACCGTTTCGTGGCGTCGTTCCTGCAGCGTGCGGGGCTGGGCACCCTGTTGCTGGACCTGCTCACGCCGGCCGAGGAACTCAACCGGGCCAATGTGTTCGACATCGGGCTGCTCGCCGGCCGGCTGACGGGGGCAACGGCATGGCTCGGCGACCGCCCGGACACCGCCCGGAGCCGCATCGGATATTTCGGTGCCAGCACGGGTGCCGGTGCGGCGTTGTGGGCCGCAGCGGAACCCGGTGCCCGGATTGACGCCGTGGTGTCGCGGGGCGGCCGTCCGGATCTGGCCGGTGAGAAGCTCTCGGCGGTCCGTGCCCCCACGCTCCTGATCGTGGGCGGAGCGGACCGTGAAGTGCTGGAGCTCAACCGCTGGGCCCAGGCCCTGCTGCGCTGTCCCAGCCAGCTGTCCGTTGTTCCGGGTGCCACGCACCTTTTCGAGGAGCCGGGTACATTGTCTGAAGCCGCGGCGCTGGCGAGGGACTGGTTCCTGCGCTACCTCGTGCCCGGCGGAAGCCAGTCCGGAGGCGAATCCGGGGAATGA
- a CDS encoding CsbD family protein, with the protein MGLGDKIKNAAEKAIGEAKEALGKLTNNSKLETEGKIDQGTADAKHAAEDVKDTINDK; encoded by the coding sequence ATGGGTTTGGGCGACAAGATCAAGAACGCTGCCGAGAAAGCAATCGGCGAGGCCAAGGAAGCACTGGGCAAGCTGACCAACAACAGCAAGCTCGAGACCGAGGGCAAGATTGATCAGGGCACGGCCGACGCGAAGCACGCGGCCGAGGACGTCAAGGACACCATCAACGACAAGTAG